The following are encoded together in the Nymphaea colorata isolate Beijing-Zhang1983 unplaced genomic scaffold, ASM883128v2 scaffold0466, whole genome shotgun sequence genome:
- the LOC126409509 gene encoding photosystem II protein D1 — MTAILERRESTSLWGRFCNWVTSTENRLYIGWFGVLMIPTLLTATSVFIIAFIAAPPVDIDGIREPVSGSLLYGNNIISGAIVPTSAAIGLHFYPIWEASSVDEWLYNGGPYELIVLHFLLGVACYMGREWELSFRLGMRPWIAVAYSAPVAAATAVFLIYPIGQGSFSDGMPLGISGTFNFMIVFQAEHNILMHPFHMLGVAGVFGGSLFSAMHGSLVTSSLIRETTENESANEGYRFGQEEETYNIVAAHGYFGRLIFQYASFNNSRSLHFFLAAWPVVGIWFTALGISTMAFNLNGFNFNQSVVDSQGRVINTWADIINRANLGMEVMHERNAHNFPLDLAAVEAPSTNG; from the coding sequence ATGACTGCAATTTTAGAGAGACGCGAAAGCACAAGCCTATGGGGTCGCTTCTGCAACTGGGTAACCAGCACTGAAAATCGTCTTTACATTGGATGGTTCGGTGTTTTGATGATCCCTACCCTATTGACCGCTACTTCTGTATTTATTATCGCCTTCATTGCGGCTCCTCCAGTAGATATTGATGGTATTCGTGAACCTGTTTCTGGTTCTCTACTTTatggaaataatattatttctggTGCCATTGTTCCTACTTCTGCGGCTATCGGGTTGCATTTTTACCCGATATGGGAAGCATCATCCGTTGATGAATGGTTATACAATGGCGGTCCTTATGAACTAATTGTTCTACACTTCTTACTTGGTGTAGCTTGTTACATGGGTCGTGAGTGGGAGCTTAGCTTCCGTCTGGGTATGCGCCCTTGGATTGCTGTTGCGTATTCAGCTCCTGTTGCAGCTGCTACTGCTGTTTTCTTGATCTACCCTATTGGTCAAGGAAGCTTCTCTGATGGTATGCCTCTAGGAATATCTGGTACTTTCAACTTCATGATTGTATTCCAGGCTGAACACAACATCCTTATGCATCCATTCCACATGTTAGGTGTGGCTGGTGTATTCGGCGGCTCTCTATTCAGTGCTATGCATGGTTCCTTGGTAACCTCTAGTTTGATCAGGGAAACTACTGAAAATGAGTCTGCTAATGAAGGTTACAGATTCggtcaagaggaagaaacctatAATATCGTAGCTGCTCATGGTTATTTTGGCCGATTGATCTTCCAATATGCTAGTTTCAACAACTCTCGTTCCTTACACTTCTTCCTAGCTGCTTGGCCTGTTGTAGGTATCTGGTTCACCGCTTTAGGTATCAGCACTATGGCATTCAACctaaatggattcaatttcaatcaatccGTAGTTGACAGTCAAGGTCGTGTTATTAACACTTGGGCTGATATCATTAATCGTGCTAACCTTGGTATGGAAGTTATGCATGAACGTAATGCTCACAACTTCCCTCTGGACCTAGCTGCTGTCGAAGCTCCATCTACAAATGGATAA